In the Neodiprion virginianus isolate iyNeoVirg1 chromosome 2, iyNeoVirg1.1, whole genome shotgun sequence genome, GGGCTTTCGCCTTCCGCTCCTGCTGGATTCTCCACTCTTTTTGCGCTCGAAGCtgtaatttgtaaattttagaGTACGATTAGCGTGGTATGTCGCAGAAGCGATGGAAATAATCTCGTcaggaaaataattcaaactgCACTGacatttggaaaaaattctttagaAGTGCAATACAATctatgaaatttaataatctGATTTTTACATTCAGGGTTCTGTAAGGCCGCCTAATTTCattggtttgttttttcaggTTATACGAAGTTGTGTAAAGGGTGCATATTTCGCAACTGATTGCGAGGATAAAACTTCTTAGATTGCGTCTCGCTTTAAACTTCGTGTGGGTAGAATTGATCAACTCACAATAAAATAGTTTTCGGGTTCGGATGTCCAcatgattataattatattgtaatatttctaATCTCAAGATTCGAATATTTCTACGAGCTTCGTTAACTCCGAAGAGTCTTTCCACGTGTGCAACATTGCACGAGACTGAAATACTGATTAATCAACGAATCGACACGAAGATTTCACTGGGCTCCACATGAAACGCAAAAACTCGGCAATAGCTTCATCATAACTATTCATCGATTTTCACAATGATTTTTACTCGCCAGTTAACATAAATCTAGTAGCaaataaaagagaaacaaatattccgatcttcaaaatttttaatgatcGCAGGACGCGCCAATACAAAAAAAACTCGACgtggctgaagttagtaacgttatgataatgatgaacgtttcgaaaaatcgttatttcacatTGGCGGGAAAGTctaaaattcagtaaatcatAAGAGGTaaaacgtatatttatattttgaaaacttagCCAAACCTTTAAAGTCACTATAACTTGCAAAACCGTAATTTTTCTGCccaatttttcattacgttaacgttactaacttcagcttCATGAAACTCGGCCCTACGCTGAGAATGTAAATACTTGTgtaggaaaaacaaaaaaaactgtaGATGTTTGATTAAAAAGTGTAAGATAGATAATTTACCTCCTCCTCGAGCCACTCTCGTTCCCGAATCTCGTGTTCCCTGGCTTCCTCCTTGTCTCTGCGTTCCTCCTCGGCGCGCTGGAATTCTAGCCAGTTTAAATACTCGGAGGTCTCCTTTAGTTTAGCGTCAAGCCGTTCGGCGTCAGCGTCGCGAGCGCGAGCTTGGCTAGTCCGGATTCTTCTGCGCCGTTCCTTTTTCGCTTGGCGCCGCCAAGTCTTATGACTGAGCCTTTCGACGATCGCTGGTTCCATTATCCAGCATCGTGAGTAACTTGTGTCGTTTTCAACACGGGGCTGGCGGTACaaattgattcaattattCTCGCGAGACATCTCTCCGGCTTGACAGTTTCATCTAGCAGACTACACAACTGGCATGGAGGGCTAGATTTGTAACGGCGGCCATATTACTGCGCGGTAAATTAAAttcactcacaatcagtctcACTCGAACGATTTTTACAACCGTATTCATTCACTAGTaacagttttaaaaaatcagaaacgCCTGGGCCGCGATATCAAAAGCTTTCATTTCTAACAAGCATGAACGAGCGCTAGATACTCAATCACCAATCAACGAAAATACCTAGTTAGTCTTGCCACTCCACGACCAGTGCTGCCACCTGGAGTCACGCGGGGAGTTCAAAAAGCACCGTTATGAATAAGGGGAGCGATGAACGAACGGCAGCAGACCTGAGCCAGTGCGATCGGCCCACGTTCCGTGCATTCTATGAAATGACCAGCAACCACTTATGTGTCAATGTGCCACGCGTCGCAAAGCACGGTGTTTCGTATATCAAGAAAATGCGGTTCGCTATGCGCGAGGGATGAGGACGGTAGCTTGTACTTAGTGCGGGGCTGTTcactttttctgtttttcgtGCATCGAAGACCAACCGAAAACTGCAAGCCCTCGATTAACCAAAGTAACGATAATTACATGACGTACAGCTCCGACGAACGGTTGTTGTAATAACGGTAAATTGATTTACCGGTCAACATTTAGCGCAGTGTGTCAGGTGAGTGCGAAATTGAAACGAAGGATGAGGTAGCTCCAGTTGAACGAAATCGGAACTGCCGACAAGTATCTAATTGTCAGCGCGTCTACAATAGTGCATCGAAAAGGAGTATTCATCGAAATTTGTCATTTCCCACGAAAATTTGAACGCATGTTAAAGCAATGCGCAGAATACCGTGTACAGAATAGTACAATAATCTGCAGGTCAGCGGGTTTCACATTTGATAATAAAAGTCTGATTCACTGGGGGATTATTAAACAGAACGCACAAACGGCACACTAATTGCACGGACTAATAATGGGGGAAGCGAATGGTACTCGGGTTGTAAAACGGCAGGTAAACGCTAGTAATCTTGGCGCCAAGACTAAGTTTACGGCCTACGTGCTCTGGCTTTTCGGTGGAATTTTCGGGGCCCACCACTTTTATCTCGGCAGGGACGACCATGGGTTTTTATGGTGGTGCTCGTTAGGCGGATACTTTGGGGCCGGCTGGCTGAGGGATCTTTTCAAAATACCTGGCTACGTTTCGGACGCAAATAACGAACCGGAGTACATCGAGTGGTTCAAAAATCAAGTCCGAACCAACAATAAGGTAGTCCTCGCTTAAAGTTTTATAATACATCATTTTATGTGGTCCTTGTATTCAACGTCAAAGaatacactttttttttcactgggTGATCGTGAAACTTGAATGGATGGATCCGTTTTGAAAATCTAGACGaactttcatttcttttaaaCTCGAACAGTTTATAGTGACCAAGTTACGTTTCATTCGCGATCATAATTCCTCCAACTGCATTTGAATCGTATTTGTGGGTAAGAcacaaaaaaacaatcgatACAGATAGATTCATATGATATCTATATCCGTCTGTGGATACGCAGTTATCGAcaacgtatattttttcagtttgtaaaaaactTGGTATACCCGCGAAAACAAGATGCGAAAATGCTAATTTCCGTAACTTGACGTTACAGTTGTACATATTAAATGGTATTACGAGATTATAATGAGTGATTGATGTTCTTGAACGTCTGTTTGTTTTcgacgtatacatatatataaatgtatccGCATCCGATGGTAACTTATTGTTAGGCATAACTCGTGTCGTTTCAAATCGAAATTCTCTCGTTCAATCTTTAGATTATCTGTAAACTATACGATCCATCAAGAATTTTGCTCGCGAACTCATCCACCCCAGAAATTGCGACGCCGTTATACATACTCATGCAATAATATGTGCGCTTGTTTTCCTTCGAAGCGTATCTCCCCGTCTCATACGGACCGATAGAAAGAGTGGTCGTTTATACGATAACAGATTCgagtgataaatttttcaaattcagtaCAGCGatattctcgttttttcttgCAACCAGCCACCGTTTTCGACGTGTCGGTTCATCGGCGGGGTCGTCATATCTTACTTATGGGGCGAACTGGTCTACATGGCAATCCCCGAGGACGAGGTATACGGAATCAACTTCAAGCCACTGATGATCCTGATTCCAGCAGCCGTCGCATTAGGTGAGTACATGTAAATCGAGTTGCGCGAAGATGATTTTCTCGTTTTGTCTTTCCAATCAAACAAAGACTATCAATTATCTTCTCTTAAAATCCAGGAGTATGGGTGGTCGGTAACGTCGGTCGCGAGGAGGGTTCGATTTGGGTGCCCTTGGTCGCAGCTTACGTTTGTTATCCGATGCTGACCTACCTCGGTGACGACAGTACGTGGATGTCGGCGATGGTCCTGACCTCCGCGCTTTCCTTTGACACCTGGAGCAAGCGGTGGCGACTCAAACCGAAGAAGAAGCGAGGCCTTGTCCGCAGACTGACGATCCTCGGTCTCGCGGCTCTCCTCTACTCGTCCCTGTGGGGGAGCTACTTCGTATTTAACGCCAGGTTCACCGACAGCGAGGGCGAGGAGATCAAGATATCCGAAGCCGTCAAGCACTTCCTAACGTCCCCCATTTGGCTCGATCTCAAGGTGAGTTTCcgcatttttctttccattcctTTTTTCGATCCACTCTTTCACCATCTTCTTTATTCGCATTTGATACAGGCCAGCTTGCATGAGACTTGGAGACACGCCCAGCATCACGGATTCTGGGCTACTTGGAGTCAGTTGGTCGACCTTACCGATCCGAGGGGCGAGATAAACGCGTACAAGGTGGGCACACCCTACTTGAAaccgaaaatttccgccaccTTCTGTGATATTTTCGATAATTGTTATCGATTTCTTCGACACCGATTAATAGATGATTGATATTTGGAAAACCAATCTTTCCAGGTCTTGGGTCTGTCGCAAACGGCTTCGCAGAGCGAGGTGACGGCCAAGTGGAGAAGCCTCTCGCGGGAGAATCACCCCGACAAGGTGAAGGGTTCGGAGGATGAGAGGAGAGTCGCGCAGGAGAAGTTTATGGAGATACAGCAGGCCTACGAGATACTTTCGAGTGCAAAGAATCGGAGACAGAGCCGGAACCGAAAACCTGCTTGAGAATTGCGAAGAATGCAACTGCGGCAGGGGGAGGCCGGCAAAAGATCGTAACGCTCAATACACTATCCGACATTCCTATAATAacgacaattatttttatgacgATGACGTGTTGTTGGATAATAAAGTATTGTTAAACTGTATTGTAAAACACggtgttttaattttaacataattgtttttattttccattcttttttttcttataaaaagtTCAATTTACACACGCGTATAGACTccatttataaaataatgcaATTCTCTTGTTTACCCTACGAGTgcctgtttctttttctcgatttttctctCAACCGCACACGCGTTTTTATACCTTTGCGTTTCTCGGTTTTAAAACTGACGTACGCTGTAAAATTTACGCATTCAGATCACGCAGTCATTATTACACCATGACTAACCCTTTGTAACGGATATTTTACGGCAATCTCAATCAAATTGAAGAACGTCTTGGATTCAATGTCGAGACACTTGCTGTTTATTCAGTTACGCAAAACGATAAAACGTTGAGGTATATACTGTAACTTTTGCTTAGGCAAACTATTTTATATCTTAGCTCTCTACATTCTGCTGTGTGGAGTTTATTGCGAATACACATTTCAAGAGCGCATTTAATGAAGATCAAGGGTCTTTGTGATCAAAGACAGTGTTTCAACTTGATGTGTCTATGCGAACTCATGTTTATCCGTTACGATTGGGTGAATTTCTGATCGATTTTCTCTTCATTCATTCACTTCCTAAGGGAATATCCAATTTTGTACAACTATAAAATACCTCTTGGAGAAACTTTGAGGTAatcttatttcaaatttttataacggtGTGTTTAGGTCAcctcgaaattttcaatatacaGATAGCGTAATATAACATTGCGACAAGTATTAAATCGATAggacagaaaaataaataacgagtAAATTGATATATGGCACCATATAACTGATCGTTTCAAACGTAGAAGCTGTACCCACGGCTAATTGAAGGCACGAAAGGTATGCCATTCGTTGTTTACAATTTGAAAACGAGCCGGTATACAATAagatatatgcatataatggGACCACGATACGAGTCGTTATCTCAACGCAGCTCGGGCTCGCTGGATACTGATAAGCAATATTGCATAGTGAGCACgggactaacaataagagtAATAGTAGTTATAATACAATACGTAAAAGTGTAAACCTATACTAGGTGTAATATATCGTGAATTAGGCATATACCGTTTGGCTGTCTCTCCGTATTATACATAGGTAGGTGGTAATGCCTGGGTGGCCGAGCTGCTCGCCAGAATCAGCAAGATAGACAAGCAACGTTAGCGATTCACttgctcttttttttcgacctgGGCGGCTTTGACACGGATGATTCAATCTTCTCGGAAACAATCTTCTCCGTAAAGtttgtgtgaattttttcacccgccCGACAACCCACCGGCGGCGCGCCGTCGGACGACGGCACCAGTGTGATTCTGTAAATATCACACACGTTatgaagaaagagagagacataGATAGATAGAAATCGATCTTGTTGGCGACAAACTTGTAAACATCAAAAGTTTAGAGAGACTCTCATGAAGAACGAAATCGTAAGATGAATAAACCAGCTTCCACAGGATGGTCACTAAATCTCCATcacgaaattccctgacttttccagattttccagataaaaattttataattttcgcTGACCAATTTGGATAAATTGGttacagaaaattgaaaaaaatatacctattttccatatataatatttatgaatatttaaagTTTGAAGAGAATCTTCCGgcgatggtaaaaaaatttctattccaTCTGAATTATCTAATACTTAAAATAATTGTGCGACGATAATAAttatggagaaaaaattagtCAACGATTCCTTGACTTTCCACAAGAACCCCTGACATTTTCCTAACTATTCCAGAATTTCAGAATCCCATGACacttccaggttttccagaatTCCCTGATCAGTGGTCACCctgatttgaataaatcgtCCTACCTCAGCTGAGGGACGCTCAAAGGGCGAATCAGGCTCTTCACAACAGGTGGCACTTCACCAGGTCTCGGAAGCGCAGGGCTGCTTGCACAAAGAGCAGCACTGGTCAGCTGAGAGACGAGGGAAAAGCTGCGATTGTCAGGACCCGAGCTGGTCCTGAAAACCCTCCGTATTTTCGACTTGAGGGTCGAGGGTTGTGGGGGCAGGTTTGTGGGTACCGGGGTCACCTGTGGACAGTCAAGTCGTGGGTCAGGTCTTTCTTCTAGCCCGTCGTCTTCTTCACCAGGGACTCACCTTGCCCTGGAGTACTCTCGCCGCCAGCTCAGGTTCGCTTCCCCATCTACATGAGGTCGTTCGCTCCAGGAGTCGGTGCCTCGCGAACCGCTCGATTATCTCGGCGCAAACGTATCTACCGCAGAATCTTGCCCATTGCTCGGCTCGCAAGCCTCGTCCGTAGTCTCTGAGGGTTGGATTGGCACCTGGAATTTATTTGGAGTGTAGAAAGTTGAACAAAATATCTTTATACGCAGCGCGCAAGAGTACGTTTgatcttctttctttttcagatAATCTAATGGCACCCGTACCACTTACCAGCGAATAAAAGGATCTTCGCGCACTTAGTTCTGCCCTGAATTGCGGCTTTCATCAACGGCGTGAATCCCAAAGTGTTTCGAGCGTCAACCTCTATCCCCGGACACCTTTGCAGAAGGATACTCACGCATTCTAATTGGCCTGGAGAACAATATAAGATCGTAAAGTTCCGTTATCCTTCGAAAGTACTCGGAGGAGGGGACAAGAAATTGAAACTTCACAATCCGTCGGAGGGCTGCGATTACATAATAAACTATGAAAATTACCAGGATTTCACTCCAAAGTTACTTTCCTGGGGAAATAATCATGCAAAGTGTGTtcaataaagttttttttcttttagcTAGTATACAATCTAAAAACAGCTTAAACAAAATTCAGACAAAGGAATCATCGTAGACAGGTCAAGCCAAGAAAGTTTCGAACGCATGTCTATTGTTTATGTttacgagaattttttttaccgcctATTACATCACTTCGACTTGGCATTGTAAAAATGATATTTGTCTGTCGACGTTAGTCCTCAATTTACATGTTAAGTTAAACAGGCTGGCGCAATCGCAGGTAgaattgaaatcgattaaACATTGTGAATGATCGGTGAAACGTTGAAACCCGAGTGGTTGCAAATAGGTTTTTTCTCAGTATGTGCGTAATAAGGGCGACGACTTCCGTCCTAGGAAAAACGGAAGCGTGGGAGCATTTTCAGGGCCGAATAGTTTCGTTTTTGGAAGAGCTATCGGGGTGCCGAAAAAAGAACGAAGGATGAAGGTAGGCTGGTAAGCGTCTGCAGATTGTACAGGCGCACACAGATGCAGGGAAATGTTTGCTCGACATAGTGTGATAGTCGCGTGGCGATGTGATTGGTGGGGGCTGAAAATAGCCGACAAAGCAATTCGATTGGAGGAGGTGAAAGCCTGGGCTACATGCAGGAACCGCGTTGAGAGAGCCCGAGGCAGGAGAGATGGAAACATCAATAACACCTTCTAAATTGATTGATTTACGCTCCGTGCCGAGGTTTATAACCGAGCTTTCGCGGAACTCTTGAACCGTCAACGATTCCCAGCTGGGCattagaatataaatattttttcagaaacaaaATGTGCGAAGAAAATATAAGGTCTCATcgaagcaataaaaaaaaaattgtctatAAAATCGTCGAGATAAAAGGCCTCTTCAAATTTGGCAACCTGGGAGGGAGGGCTCCCCGAGAGTCCACGAAATGTCAAATTGACTCGCGGACCCGCTTTTTGATTATTAGAAGGCGACCGCGATCGGTGTGTAAAATCATTCGTAAATGGGGCAGCCAATCTATGTAGGTATATTTTGAAACCTGGCCAAGAATAATTTGACAGATCACGAATTTAGCACAGTTTTCTTgttgacatgatttcttcttttttcttttctctttgttgtgatttttttcttttttttttttcttaatggCCCATTTCTATTTCACATATCCTTggattttttcacaataaaaattttctgcgcGAAGCTACCAAGCAAGATTCACATCGTTTCTTCGCAATGTCTTGCAAAATAGTTATACAACCAATCTGTAGATTACTAATTCAATGATTATTGAATAACGCTGACGCTCACCGGCCTGAGTGGCGAAATGCAGTGGTGTGTTACCCTCGTTGTCCGGCAGGTTGACATCGACTTCCGGAAAGCTGAGGGCAGCCTCAAGCATCGCCGCAGCTCCATCCCCAGCCATGTAGCTCAGGGCAGTCTGAAATCGGggcaaaaaaatgtaatgtaatgtaatgtTTATTTAGTTGTCAAAGGCCTCTAACGATCATAAGGCAAAAATACAATGAATACAAAGTGTGCAACAGAATAAGttgaaaagataaaattttacacagaGTCAAGAACCATAGATTGTAAATAGAAGGTAGGTATGTGTAAAGAGCAATGAGTAGATTAATTTGGTCTCTCAGAGCGCAATtgcagaataataattaaggTGTACGACAATTTGACCAACATGGTATTGAAATGAGCGTATTTATACATTGAATGACGATTAAGGTCTGCAGAAATGAGCAACAGTAGGTACATATTATAGAAAAATCACGTAtggtgtataggtataatacgcCTAACGAGGCCGCATGCGGTTTGCGAATCGTGTAATCCTTGGACAAAAGTCGTTACAACGACTACTAATGCTGTGGGGATTTTGCAACGATCACCCGCGAATTAGCTACACGGTTCATTTAGCACGTTTAGCGCTTTGATCGGAATATTTAAACGGCCCGTGGCTTCGGTTAATGTGAATTAATCCGCGTGTCGCATTGCTGGGGATTCCGAAAGCGCTGTTTTACCCGCTATTCATCGGTCCGTATTTATAGCGACGCGTTTAACAAAgggatgaggatgaggaggaggaggaagaggaggagcgggggggtaaaaaaaaaaacgcacacTCACCCTGCCGCTGGCGTCAAGCGCGTTTATGTTTATCTCCCTGCCGCCTTGCGGCGTTCTTGCGTTCGCCATCATCTGCCGGAGGGCCGAATTGCTACCGTCACGGGCCGCCCTGACAAGGGCCAACGGTCCTCCGAGGTTCGTCGTTGTTGCAGTTGTAGtgctcgtcgtcgtcgtcgtcgtcatcgtgGCCGTCGGCGACGGCGACGTGGCCACGGCGTCTCGCAGGCTTTCGAAAATCGGCGATGCCCGATCTGCGGACGTAAGAAATTTAACGATCAAGAGTCGACTTCGACAAGACTGATCATTA is a window encoding:
- the LOC124298548 gene encoding dnaJ homolog subfamily C member 22; the protein is MGEANGTRVVKRQVNASNLGAKTKFTAYVLWLFGGIFGAHHFYLGRDDHGFLWWCSLGGYFGAGWLRDLFKIPGYVSDANNEPEYIEWFKNQVRTNNKPPFSTCRFIGGVVISYLWGELVYMAIPEDEVYGINFKPLMILIPAAVALGVWVVGNVGREEGSIWVPLVAAYVCYPMLTYLGDDSTWMSAMVLTSALSFDTWSKRWRLKPKKKRGLVRRLTILGLAALLYSSLWGSYFVFNARFTDSEGEEIKISEAVKHFLTSPIWLDLKASLHETWRHAQHHGFWATWSQLVDLTDPRGEINAYKVLGLSQTASQSEVTAKWRSLSRENHPDKVKGSEDERRVAQEKFMEIQQAYEILSSAKNRRQSRNRKPA
- the LOC124298533 gene encoding SH3 and multiple ankyrin repeat domains protein 1-like isoform X2; its protein translation is MVVSGGRMKERNRFLPPEGFNDQLKRKVRRIIAEHSERQSRSSSRPKVGPSSSSGASKSRELTNYSIVASTRCENARNGRNGYTGFSSFSVCETTAASCQSRAAVKTSGGTATGRRKSSRVRNHQDIVNLPKKNSNLPFIPEPSRRTRQDSVKVTLVRAKESRDLPWGPVSVEDRNGCPIGYQRRLLDKFPPGYFQSNDIREPAGRPSSSRGKTAQVLRENGTSTVLPESYKNRVELRRSPSTSLPSSWKKPTRVGVKKSVSFSSDTSFQEKKSLFTSKTHAHEAKVYHKGVLQDRASPIFESLRDAVATSPSPTATMTTTTTTSTTTATTTNLGGPLALVRAARDGSNSALRQMMANARTPQGGREININALDASGRTALSYMAGDGAAAMLEAALSFPEVDVNLPDNEGNTPLHFATQAGQLECVSILLQRCPGIEVDARNTLGFTPLMKAAIQGRTKCAKILLFAGANPTLRDYGRGLRAEQWARFCGRYVCAEIIERFARHRLLERTTSCRWGSEPELAARVLQGKVTPVPTNLPPQPSTLKSKIRRVFRTSSGPDNRSFSLVSQLTSAALCASSPALPRPGEVPPVVKSLIRPLSVPQLRITLVPSSDGAPPVGCRAGEKIHTNFTEKIVSEKIESSVSKPPRSKKKSK
- the LOC124298533 gene encoding SH3 and multiple ankyrin repeat domains protein 1-like isoform X1; this translates as MVVSGGRMKERNRFLPPEGFNDQLKRRIRSSCELTDFLTLLGGTRRRLKLPRFSRSSRGSDSFYRGPKSGGKALDSGTRPGSDGTAEPTTYQKVRRIIAEHSERQSRSSSRPKVGPSSSSGASKSRELTNYSIVASTRCENARNGRNGYTGFSSFSVCETTAASCQSRAAVKTSGGTATGRRKSSRVRNHQDIVNLPKKNSNLPFIPEPSRRTRQDSVKVTLVRAKESRDLPWGPVSVEDRNGCPIGYQRRLLDKFPPGYFQSNDIREPAGRPSSSRGKTAQVLRENGTSTVLPESYKNRVELRRSPSTSLPSSWKKPTRVGVKKSVSFSSDTSFQEKKSLFTSKTHAHEAKVYHKGVLQDRASPIFESLRDAVATSPSPTATMTTTTTTSTTTATTTNLGGPLALVRAARDGSNSALRQMMANARTPQGGREININALDASGRTALSYMAGDGAAAMLEAALSFPEVDVNLPDNEGNTPLHFATQAGQLECVSILLQRCPGIEVDARNTLGFTPLMKAAIQGRTKCAKILLFAGANPTLRDYGRGLRAEQWARFCGRYVCAEIIERFARHRLLERTTSCRWGSEPELAARVLQGKVTPVPTNLPPQPSTLKSKIRRVFRTSSGPDNRSFSLVSQLTSAALCASSPALPRPGEVPPVVKSLIRPLSVPQLRITLVPSSDGAPPVGCRAGEKIHTNFTEKIVSEKIESSVSKPPRSKKKSK